The genomic region CCAACCTACAGGATGCGTTCAGCTCCAAACAATCTATCGTTAGCGGAATTTACAGTGTAAATGAAGAACTGGACGATAAATATGTGTTCACGCACATCAATTTCGCGAAAGAACTTCTGAACATGGGAGAAAACGAATATTCGGCGGTGGAATTCAAGATAGATCCGGAAGCTTCCGTTGAAGATGTGACCGAAAAGATAAATAAGATCTTTGCCGGAAAAGCGATCGTTAAAACCCGGGCAGAACTGAATGACGCGCTCAATAAAATGCTGAATTCAGAGAACCTGTTCGTTTACCTTATTTTCACCCTAGTGCTTACAATAGCATTATTCAACGTAGTAGGATCTATCATTGTTATGATCCTGGATAAAAGGGAGAACATCAAAACGCTTTACAATCTTGGAGCAACTCCAAACCAGATCAAGAATATTTTCTTTTTACAAGGAATGCTTATGACCGGTTTAGGTGGAATTATAGGTTTGCTGGTAGCAATAGTTCTGATTATACTTCAAATGAATTATGACCTGGTAATGATCACTCCTAATTTGCCTTATCCCGTGCAGATGAAAGTGCAGAACATTTTGATCGTGCTCATCACGATATTTACCCTGGGACTTATAGCTTCTTATATTGCGGCAGGAAGAAGTAAAAAAGCGCTTTCTCAGGCAAATTCGTAACCTGCGAACTCTTTCTCTACCTCATCAAAAGCCTTGAATACATCTACAGAATCATCACTGGTTACCATTTTCATGCGGTATTCCTTGAAGTGTGGAATTCCCTTAAAGTAATTGGTATAATGACGGCGGGTTTCAAAAACTCCTAATTTCTCACCTTTCCAGTCGATCGCCATTTGCAAGTGCCTTCTGGCCGCATCTACACGTTCTTCTAATGTTGGAGGTGCCATATGCTCGCCGGTTTCAAAAAAGTGCTTCACTTCCCTGAAGAACCATGGATAACCAATACTGGCTCGCCCAATCATCGCTCCATCAAGACCAAACTCATCGCGCATTTTAACGGCTTTTTCAGGCGAATCCACATCACCATTCCCGAAAACAGGAATATGCATCCTTGGATTATTTTTCACCTGGGCTATTGGCTCCCAGTCTGCTTCACCTTTATACATTTGCGCACGGGTACGACCATGTATGGAAATAGCCTGGCAACCCACATCCTGTAATCTTTCGGCAACCTCAACGATCTTGATAGAATCGTGGTCCCAGCCTAACCTTGTTTTTACAGTGACAGGTAGTTTGGTATGCTTCACCATAGCTTCAGTAAGAGAAACCATAAGGTCTATATCCTTAAGGATACCGGCACCGGCACCTTTAGAAACTACCTTTTTTACCGGGCAGCCAAAGTTGATATCAATAATATCCGGGCCAGATTTCTCTACGATCTCTACAGACTGCAGCATGGATTCCAGGTTAGCTCCAAAGATCTGGATACCAACCGGGCGTTCCTTTTCGTAAATATCAAGTTTCATGGTGCTTTTCGCTGCGTCGCGAATAAGCCCTTCAGAAGAGATAAATTCAGTAAATACCACATCTGCTCCCTGTTCCTTGCATAAAGCACGGAACGGTGGGTCACTCACATCTTCCATCGGTGCTAAAAGCAACGGGAAGTCTCCTACATCTATATTTCCAATTTTTGCCAAAGCTTCTCTTTTTCAGGTCGCAAAATTACTAAATAATTCCTTTGACTGAAAATAAGTTAATTAGGCTGCTTTTTTATTGGTTTTTAGATTCCAAACGAGCGCTTTCTTCAGCAGTGATCGCACGTTTGTTATCGCCCAGTTTGAAATTCCCAAATTTATAAGTTACTCCAAACCTTACCATACGCGATTCCGGCATGGCGAAAAAGGAATTATTCTGGTTTAAATATTGCGATTTCATTGGCATGTTCATGGTATTAAAGATATCATCAACATTCACCGTAGTTACCAATCTGGAATCGAAGAAAGTTTTTCTAAGACCAAAGTTCAAACCATACTGAGGCTTTTCAAATTCATAAGATCCTACAATATAATCTGGAATGTAGGTGGTAGTAACTTCACCGGAAAAGGTTCCGTCTTTAGATAGGGTAAAGAAATTACCGGCATAAATGTAGGCTCCAAACGTATCGTTTGTAACTATTTGTCCTCCGCTTTCCAGGGCTGGGAAATCATTCTGCATATAGAAGAAAGAAGTATAGACATTAATAGACCACCAGTCGTTCAGGTAGTCGTAATAACCAATATCAAAACTATATTGCTGAGAGAAATCCATATTC from Gramella sp. MT6 harbors:
- a CDS encoding FtsX-like permease family protein; this translates as MKFPLYIAKRYLFTKSKSNAINIITIIAAIGVFAGAFSLFIVLSGFSGLRDFSLSFSNEFDPDLKAVPEQGKVLNISEEQLEKLQQIPEITEFSKIIEERVILSYKSKTNPAFIKGVDENYRRVNQIDSAVVFGTWLTESEPQVVIGNGLSRLLDIGTFNYQNLLKIMVPKPGKGAITMTNLQDAFSSKQSIVSGIYSVNEELDDKYVFTHINFAKELLNMGENEYSAVEFKIDPEASVEDVTEKINKIFAGKAIVKTRAELNDALNKMLNSENLFVYLIFTLVLTIALFNVVGSIIVMILDKRENIKTLYNLGATPNQIKNIFFLQGMLMTGLGGIIGLLVAIVLIILQMNYDLVMITPNLPYPVQMKVQNILIVLITIFTLGLIASYIAAGRSKKALSQANS
- the dusB gene encoding tRNA dihydrouridine synthase DusB, translated to MAKIGNIDVGDFPLLLAPMEDVSDPPFRALCKEQGADVVFTEFISSEGLIRDAAKSTMKLDIYEKERPVGIQIFGANLESMLQSVEIVEKSGPDIIDINFGCPVKKVVSKGAGAGILKDIDLMVSLTEAMVKHTKLPVTVKTRLGWDHDSIKIVEVAERLQDVGCQAISIHGRTRAQMYKGEADWEPIAQVKNNPRMHIPVFGNGDVDSPEKAVKMRDEFGLDGAMIGRASIGYPWFFREVKHFFETGEHMAPPTLEERVDAARRHLQMAIDWKGEKLGVFETRRHYTNYFKGIPHFKEYRMKMVTSDDSVDVFKAFDEVEKEFAGYEFA